A region of the Leucobacter komagatae genome:
GTAGGGAGGGCCGGAGTTTAGCGGTAGAAGCCCTCGCGCAAGTTGATACCGTGCTCGACCCAGGCCTTGAGGGCAGCGAGCATGCCCGTCCAGCCCTCGCAATTTCCGAACGCGGCCCGGGCGCCGGCCTCGGTTGCCTGCCACGATCGCTCCGTAATCTTGACGAGGGTGCGTGTGTCGTCGTCGAACGGCTCGAACTCAAACACGACAGTGGTGTAGCCCGCTCCATTCGGCCCATCCGGACTATCTGACCCGCTCGCGGTGGCCTCGCCCGCCCACCTGATCTCGATCCGGCTAGGTGCCT
Encoded here:
- a CDS encoding SRPBCC domain-containing protein, whose translation is MSDTDNTPGPPSELSFTVSGRVARPRAEVYEAVADPAKLSKYFTTGGAVGRIDTGLIVQWDFADFPGAFPVTVVAAEAPSRIEIRWAGEATASGSDSPDGPNGAGYTTVVFEFEPFDDDTRTLVKITERSWQATEAGARAAFGNCEGWTGMLAALKAWVEHGINLREGFYR